GCCCAATTGATCGCGCGGACGCTCGGGCGCACCGGAAACGCGGTGCTGTCGCGGGTGCTCGGCATGCTGCTCGCGGCCTATTCGGTGCAGTTCGTCATCAACGGGATTGCGGCCGTCCGGGCCAATCTCCTCTAGGGTTGCGGTAATCTGTTAATTTATTGATTATACAATCTATTTTCCGGTGTAACGGTACATCAAAGAAGACACCAAACAATCCCGGCCGCTTTCGCTTGCACTGCCATATTGCTTTGACGTACTTCGGGTCTAACAAACGCCCATCGCCAAGAAAGTCGGCAAGAGAATTGGCAAGAAAATCGACAAGAAGGTCGAGATGAAATCGAGATGTCGATGAGTGCGGACGAACTCGACGAGAGACAGGCCATCATCGACGCCTGCCGCCGCATGAATGCGCTCGGCATCAACCAGGGCACTTCCGGCAATATCAGCGTGCGGCACGGGGATGGGCTGCTGATCACCCCGACCAGCGTGCCCTATGACGCCATGACGCCGGACCAGATCGTGTTCATGGCCATGGACGGCTCGCATGCCCCCAAGCAGAAGCCGTCCAGCGAGTGGCGCTTCCACCTCGACATCCTGAAGGCGCGCGCCGACGTCAACGCCGTGGTGCACGCCCATCCGACCTACTGCACCATCCTGGCGATCATGGGCATGGAGATCCCGCCGGTGCACTACATGATCGCGGCAGCCGGCGGCGACAGCATCCGCTGTGCCCCCTATGCGACCTTCGGGACAGCGGAGCTGTCCGACCATGCGGTGCGTGCGCTGGAGGGCCGGCTCGCCTGCCTGCTCGACCATCACGGCATGATCGCGGTCGGCAAGACGCTCGACAAGGCGATGTGGCTTGCCGTCGAGGTCGAGACACTGGCGCGGCAGTACCACGGCTGTCTCCAGATCGGCAAACCGCCGCCGCTCTCGAGCGCCGAGATCGAGCGGGTCCGTCAGCGCATGGCCGGCTACGGCCTGTCGGAAGGGTAGGGCTGGCAAGCGGTGTTCGCGCGGATCAGATATTTCGTCGACGGCAAGGGGACCAACCGCACCATGGTTCGGCTGCGCGCGCTGTTGCGCAGCAACGAGTTCTACCTGATCCCGCTGGCGCTGGTGATCGGCACCCTGGCCGGCGCGATCGTGACGCTGATGGCCGAGATCGCGCAGATCGCCCATGTCGTGATCTACGGCATTCCGATCGACGTGCGGCTCTCCGCCAACACCTATATCAGTCCATGGGCGGCGATGATCGCGCCCGCGCTTGGCGGCCTGGTGCTCGGGATCATGGAGTGGTGGCGGCGGCGGCTGAAGATCTCGAGCGCCGTCGACCCGATCGAGGCCAACGCGCTGCGCGGCGGCAATCTGTCGATGCGCGACAGCATCGTGGTGTCGAGCCAGACGCTGATCTCGAACGGCTGCGGCGCCTCGGTCGGTCTGGAGGCCGGCTATACCCAGATCGGCTCCGGCATCGCCTCGCTGTTCGGCAAGTTCTTCAATCTGCGCCGCAACGACCTCCGACTGATCGTCGGCTGCGGCGCCGCGGCGGCGATCGCCGCCGCTTTCGGCGCGCCGATCACGGGCGCGTTCTACGCCTGCGAGCTGATCGTCGGCGTCTATTCGGTCGGCAGCGCCGCGCCGATCCTGGCGGCCTCGCTCGCCGGCGCGCTCACCGCGCAATGGCTCGGCGGCGCGCCTTACTCCCTCGAAATCCCCAAGGTCAGCGCGGTCGGCATCGAGCAATATCTGGCGCTGATCGGGCTTGCGCTCGTCACCAGCGGCGTCGGCATCGCCGTGATGCGCTCGTCCTCGATGTTCGAGCGGCTGTTCAAATGGCTGCCGGTGTGGCTGCGCCCGGTGATCGGCGGCTTCATCGTCGGCGGCTTCGCCCTCGTCACGCCGCAGGTGCTGGCGGCCGGCCACGGCGCCATGGTGCTCGATCTCTTCCACGACATGACGATCGGCCTGATCGCGATCATCATCGCGCTGAAGGTGACGGCCTGCCTGATCTCGCTGGCGTCGGGCTTCCGCGGCGGTCTGTTCTTCGCCTCCCTCTTCGTCGGCAGCCTGATCGGAAAGTTCTTCTCCGCGGTGCTTCTGCTGATCAGCCCGAATTTCGCGATCGATCCGCTGGTGGCGATGCTGACCGGCATGGCCACCCTCGGCGTCGCCATCGTCGGCGGTCCGCTGACCATGTCGTTCCTCGTGCTCGAGATGACGCGCAACGTCGACGTCACGGCCGTGGTGCTGGCCGGCTGCATCGTCACCTCGATCTGCGTCCGCTTCATGTTCGGCCATTCGTTCTCGACCTGGCGCCTGCATCTGCGCGGCGAGACCATCCGCAGTGCCAACGACGTCGGCTGGCTGCGCAACCTCACGGTGGAGCGCCTGATGCGTTCCGACGTCGGCAAGGTGCCGTCGACAACCACGATCGCCGCCACGCGGCGCGAATTCGTGCTGGGCTCGCGGCCCGGCATCGTCATCGTCAACAATGCTGACGAATATGTCGGTCTGGTCCTGCTGCCCGACCTGTTCTCCAGCGACCTCGACACCATCGCCGACGACATCCAGGTCATCGAGCTCGCGCGCCTGACCGAGATCGTTCTGATCCCGGAAATGAACGTGAAAAGCGCGATGGCGGTGTTCGACGAAGCCGAGGCCGAAATGCTGGCCGTGGTGGACTCCACCGACAGCCGCAAGGTCGTCGGCTTCCTGACCGAGACTTTTGCCCGTCGCCGCTATGTCGAGGAGATCGACAAGGCCACCCGCGGCGTGCTGGGCGCGTTGTCGTAGAACACGCCCAAGGCGGGTTGACGCCGGCAAATTGGCGCTGGCACGCTGAGCGGACTTGCCAGATCGTTCACAACCTCTAGGCTAGGGATGGACGGTCGGGCCGCCGCCTCGACCGCCTTCAGCGACGAGGGCCGTGCGATGTCGGACACGCTTCGCCTGTTGCTTGCCTTGCTCGAACTCGGGCCCCGGTTGAAGGGTCTGCTGGGCGACAAATGGCCCCCTTACGCCGACGAGTTGCAGGCGCTGGCCGGGCGCGCCGGCCAGGGCGAAGACCCGGACAAGCTTCGCCAGTCGCTCGACCTCCTGGTCGTGCGACTGCTCGCCGAACCACCGGCCGTGGATCTCGTCGAGCGCGTGATGGCGGATATGGCGGCGCCCGTTGTCACCACGGAGACCGTGACCCGGCGCGGCCGGGGTGCGCCGGTTGTCATAAATGAGATCGTCCGGCCGAGCACGGATGAGACGACCGGCGTCGTCACCATCCCCGTCTTCTATGGCACCGATCGCGCCCGCGGCGACGATACGCCGGCGAACTTTTTCCGCGGCGAGCGCGGCACGCCGTCCTACGGCGTTGCGGAGGTCAGCGTGCCCACACGCGGCCGCGACCTCGGTGAACTCACCGGTCCGAGCTGGTGGCGTCTCGAATTCTCGCCCAATCCGGAAAAGCACGTGATCCTCAAGAGCGTCGGCGCGCTTGGCCGGGACGTCTTCGTCACGAGTTTGAAGGAATCGCTTGCGGCGGCGGATTCGCACGACGTCCTGATCTTCGTGCACGGCTACAACGTGACGTTCGAGGATGCGGCGCGGCGTGCCGCGCAGCTTGCCGTGGATCTGAAATTCGCCGGCAGGACGCTGCTTTATAGCTGGGCGTCGGCGGCGGATACGAAGAAGTACACGGTGGACGAGAGCACGATCGACTGGTCGCGCGATCATTTCGAGGCGTTCCTGCAACTCGCGCTCGGCGAGATCGGGGCCGGCAAAGTTCACATCATCGCCCACAGCATGGGCAATCGCGCGGTGATCAACACGCTCGAGCGTGTGACGTTCTGGCAGCTGCCGGCCGGTGCCGCCAAGCTCGGTCAGGTCATCTTTGCCGCGCCCGACATCGATCGCGATCGCTTCGTCCAGCTCGCCGCCAGGTTCAAGGGTTGCGCGGCGCGGGTGACCCTCTATGCGTCGTCGCGCGATGTGGCGCTGCTCGCCTCGAAATTCGTGCACGGCTATCCCAGGGCGGGTGAGGCTGGCGAAGTCCTGACGGTCGTCGATGGCATCGATACGATCGACGCGTCGCTGGTCGACACCAGCCTGGTCGGCCTGCACCACTCTTATTTCGGCGAGAAGCGCTCGATCCTGAACGACATGTTCAACCTGATCGTGCAGCAGCTCGCGCCCGATCAGCGCTTCGACCTCCAGGCCGCAGGCGATGCGCTGCGGAAGTACTGGAATTATCGGGCCTAGCGGGCGTACAATCGTTCAAGGCGTGGCAGATTGCCGCGATCATGAAACCATTTCAGTGCTTTGCGCATTATCCGTTGTTTTCATATCTCCTTTCCAGGCGTGAACAGAGGACGCTACGATGAGTGTCAAGTCCGTGAATTCGAAGGGCGGCCGCCGCACTGCGCTTGCCGCATTCGCCAGTCTCGCCCTGGTCACGGCGTCGGTGTTGCCGTCGGCTGCCGCATCCCCGACTGCAGTCAAACCCGCGGCCGCGGCTGCGGCAGGGCAGGGCTCGTCCAGCGCCACCGATTTCAGCGCCGCGCGGCGTCATCGCTATTATCGGCGCGGACCGAGCGCGGCGGGCCTTGCGTTCATGGGCATTGCCGCCGGTATGATCGGAGGCGCGATCGCCGAGAGCCGGCGCCAGGAGTACTACGACAATTATTACTATGGCGGCGGCCCGCGCTATTATGGTCCCGGGCCGGGCTACGGTTACTATGGCGGCCCGCGCTACTACTACAATCCGTATTGAGGGTTGCCGACGGGCAAAACACCTGAAGCGGCTGTCAATCCCATCATGTAAAAAGATTCCGCTTTACCGAAATTCGGAAACGGCGTATGTATTGCCCATTCCGGTTCGACTTGGGGGGCGATCGTACGTCGTCACCGATCGTGGGCCGGGTTTGCGGTGGACTGTATCGTTACAGGAGACCCGGGGCGGCGCAACCAAACTGATAGGATAATTAAGAAAAGCATGCCAATTCCGATTGGATAGCGTTTCCACGATGAGTTGGTCGAACTCCCAAGCTCAAGATGCCCACGCATCGATGAGGTGCCGACAGGGCCGATTAACCTATGAGGGCATTGTCCCCAAGCGCGTTGATTCAACGTACGGATCGAAACGGGTAAGTGTGCCGACTGACTGGAGGATCACTGCTCCTCCAAACTGAACTGATCAAGGCTTTGCATATCCTGCCACTTTCAGAACGAGGTGGATTATTTGCACTCGTAGCTACGTTGACAAACTACGGACTTGGCCACGACTGCTATCGACCAAGGGGCAGGGCACTGTAAACCGATCGGCCAATCGGCAGGTTCGCTGAACGATCCCGGCTCCACTTTATCGCCTCCTGGCTTGGAGCCGGCCTCGATCGAAAATGAATGTCTCAAGGAGAGCTCCGCCCGACATCACGAGAATCTCACTTGACTTCGGTCGGTCGACCGAATTATGTATTTTTAACCGAGAACAAAATGCAACGGAGGCTCTTATGGCCATCGCTTCGCTGTTCTATGGAATTGTCGCCTACCTGATTTTTCTCGCCACT
The genomic region above belongs to Bradyrhizobium sp. CCBAU 53338 and contains:
- a CDS encoding L-fuculose-phosphate aldolase, yielding MSMSADELDERQAIIDACRRMNALGINQGTSGNISVRHGDGLLITPTSVPYDAMTPDQIVFMAMDGSHAPKQKPSSEWRFHLDILKARADVNAVVHAHPTYCTILAIMGMEIPPVHYMIAAAGGDSIRCAPYATFGTAELSDHAVRALEGRLACLLDHHGMIAVGKTLDKAMWLAVEVETLARQYHGCLQIGKPPPLSSAEIERVRQRMAGYGLSEG
- a CDS encoding chloride channel protein, translated to MFARIRYFVDGKGTNRTMVRLRALLRSNEFYLIPLALVIGTLAGAIVTLMAEIAQIAHVVIYGIPIDVRLSANTYISPWAAMIAPALGGLVLGIMEWWRRRLKISSAVDPIEANALRGGNLSMRDSIVVSSQTLISNGCGASVGLEAGYTQIGSGIASLFGKFFNLRRNDLRLIVGCGAAAAIAAAFGAPITGAFYACELIVGVYSVGSAAPILAASLAGALTAQWLGGAPYSLEIPKVSAVGIEQYLALIGLALVTSGVGIAVMRSSSMFERLFKWLPVWLRPVIGGFIVGGFALVTPQVLAAGHGAMVLDLFHDMTIGLIAIIIALKVTACLISLASGFRGGLFFASLFVGSLIGKFFSAVLLLISPNFAIDPLVAMLTGMATLGVAIVGGPLTMSFLVLEMTRNVDVTAVVLAGCIVTSICVRFMFGHSFSTWRLHLRGETIRSANDVGWLRNLTVERLMRSDVGKVPSTTTIAATRREFVLGSRPGIVIVNNADEYVGLVLLPDLFSSDLDTIADDIQVIELARLTEIVLIPEMNVKSAMAVFDEAEAEMLAVVDSTDSRKVVGFLTETFARRRYVEEIDKATRGVLGALS
- a CDS encoding alpha/beta hydrolase — encoded protein: MDGRAAASTAFSDEGRAMSDTLRLLLALLELGPRLKGLLGDKWPPYADELQALAGRAGQGEDPDKLRQSLDLLVVRLLAEPPAVDLVERVMADMAAPVVTTETVTRRGRGAPVVINEIVRPSTDETTGVVTIPVFYGTDRARGDDTPANFFRGERGTPSYGVAEVSVPTRGRDLGELTGPSWWRLEFSPNPEKHVILKSVGALGRDVFVTSLKESLAAADSHDVLIFVHGYNVTFEDAARRAAQLAVDLKFAGRTLLYSWASAADTKKYTVDESTIDWSRDHFEAFLQLALGEIGAGKVHIIAHSMGNRAVINTLERVTFWQLPAGAAKLGQVIFAAPDIDRDRFVQLAARFKGCAARVTLYASSRDVALLASKFVHGYPRAGEAGEVLTVVDGIDTIDASLVDTSLVGLHHSYFGEKRSILNDMFNLIVQQLAPDQRFDLQAAGDALRKYWNYRA